A portion of the Streptomyces sp. NBC_00376 genome contains these proteins:
- a CDS encoding SDR family NAD(P)-dependent oxidoreductase, with protein MTVTEDSPGLAPGTEEFGPGIDPERLAVCLSVLDELDTIEIDHPDAIAVRRATAGIYRTVKQRRRQERRAAKTAHDKAVTEATATGSADRIDDETQGVLPSSSARAEIAGVLQRPRSCYICKTRYVEVDAFYHQLCQPCAKENRARRDARTDLTGRRALLTGGRAKIGMYIALRLLRDGAHTTITTRFPNDAIRRFKAMPDSDEWIHRLKIVGIDLRDPAQVVALADSVAAEGPLDILINNAAQTVRRSANAYSELVNAESAPLPAGELPAAEVIGTFGSGTVDRVAALPAARKEGLSAQDVTELALVTGSASLERIAAGTAIDAGGLVPDLHDTNSWIQTVEEVEPIELLEVQLCNSTAPFILISRLRPAMAATAAKRAYVVNVSAMEGVFSRGYKGAGHPHTNMAKAALNMLTRTSAQEMFEKDGILMTAVDTGWITDERPHPDKIRLAEEGFHAPLDLVDGAARVYDPIVRGEDGEDLYGCFLKDYAPANW; from the coding sequence ATGACGGTGACAGAGGACAGCCCGGGGCTCGCTCCCGGAACTGAGGAGTTCGGTCCCGGTATCGACCCGGAGCGGCTGGCCGTCTGCCTGAGCGTGCTCGACGAACTCGACACCATCGAGATCGACCACCCCGACGCCATCGCCGTGCGCCGTGCCACGGCCGGTATCTACCGGACGGTGAAGCAGCGCCGCCGCCAGGAGCGCCGCGCCGCCAAGACCGCGCACGACAAGGCGGTCACCGAGGCCACCGCGACCGGCTCGGCCGACCGGATCGACGACGAGACGCAGGGCGTCCTGCCGTCCTCGTCCGCCCGCGCCGAGATCGCGGGAGTGCTCCAGCGGCCCCGCTCCTGCTACATCTGCAAGACCCGTTACGTCGAGGTGGACGCCTTCTACCACCAGCTCTGCCAGCCGTGCGCGAAGGAGAACCGCGCGCGCCGCGACGCCCGCACCGACCTCACCGGCCGGCGCGCGCTGCTGACCGGCGGCCGGGCGAAGATCGGCATGTACATCGCGCTGCGGCTGCTGCGCGACGGGGCGCACACCACCATCACCACTCGCTTCCCCAACGACGCGATCCGCCGCTTCAAGGCGATGCCGGACAGCGACGAGTGGATCCACCGACTGAAGATCGTCGGCATCGACCTGCGCGACCCCGCCCAGGTCGTCGCGCTCGCCGACTCGGTCGCCGCCGAGGGCCCGCTGGACATCCTGATCAACAACGCGGCGCAGACGGTGCGCCGCTCCGCCAACGCGTACAGCGAACTGGTCAACGCCGAGTCGGCGCCGCTCCCGGCGGGCGAGCTGCCCGCCGCCGAGGTCATCGGCACCTTCGGCAGCGGCACCGTCGACCGGGTCGCGGCCCTGCCGGCCGCCCGCAAGGAGGGCCTGAGCGCGCAGGACGTGACCGAGCTCGCGCTGGTGACCGGCTCCGCGTCGCTGGAGCGGATCGCCGCCGGGACGGCGATCGACGCGGGCGGACTGGTGCCCGACCTGCACGACACCAACAGCTGGATCCAGACCGTCGAGGAGGTCGAGCCGATCGAGCTGCTGGAAGTCCAGCTCTGCAACTCCACCGCCCCGTTCATCCTGATCAGCCGGCTCCGCCCGGCCATGGCGGCGACGGCCGCCAAGCGCGCCTACGTGGTCAACGTCTCCGCGATGGAGGGCGTGTTCAGCCGCGGTTACAAGGGCGCGGGCCACCCGCACACCAACATGGCCAAGGCCGCCCTGAACATGCTCACCCGGACCAGCGCCCAGGAGATGTTCGAGAAGGACGGCATCCTGATGACCGCCGTCGACACCGGCTGGATCACCGACGAGCGCCCGCACCCCGACAAGATCCGTCTCGCCGAGGAGGGCTTCCACGCCCCGCTCGACCTGGTCGACGGCGCCGCCCGCGTCTACGACCCGATCGTGCGCGGCGAGGACGGCGAGGATCTGTACGGCTGCTTCCTCAAGGACTACGCACCCGCCAACTGGTAG
- a CDS encoding fluoride efflux transporter FluC, whose product MTDWLLVLVGGLFGAPLRYLLGVDAKFRLHTAFPWGTFAANAGAALFLGFLSEAVTDGELGPRLQLLLATGFCGALSTWSTFSYELLTLTSARRLAMAAGYLVLTVGAGVGLSFAGAAVARAAL is encoded by the coding sequence ATGACCGACTGGCTGCTCGTGCTCGTCGGCGGACTCTTCGGCGCTCCGCTGCGCTATCTGCTCGGTGTCGACGCCAAGTTCCGCCTCCACACTGCGTTCCCGTGGGGGACCTTCGCGGCCAACGCGGGCGCGGCGCTGTTCCTCGGCTTCCTCTCCGAGGCGGTGACCGACGGGGAGCTTGGGCCCCGGCTCCAGCTGCTCCTCGCCACCGGTTTCTGCGGTGCGCTGTCGACCTGGTCGACGTTCTCGTACGAGCTGCTGACCCTGACGTCGGCCCGTCGGCTGGCCATGGCGGCCGGATATCTGGTGCTCACCGTCGGCGCGGGCGTCGGGCTGTCGTTCGCCGGGGCGGCCGTGGCGCGGGCGGCCCTGTGA